Part of the Vallitalea longa genome, TAAATAATAAATATACACCATTAAAATCATCATCAATATAGTTGAAATCCTAATAAAGTGAATGTTTTTTATAAAAAATTAAAAAATGTTCGGAAAATCTATTGACTTATTCCCGTTTTATTTGTAAAATAATTTTATGCTTATAAAAAACTATAAGGAGTTGTTCGTAATGGATAATCTTTCTAAAAAGATTGGTATTATCGGCGGAGGGCAATTGGGAAAGATGATGATTTTAGAAGCTAAACGGTTAGGGTTTTATGTAATAACACTTGACCCTTCAGAGTCTTGCCCATCACATAGTATATCGGATAAACAGATATTGGCTTCTTTTGATGATAAGAAGGCAATACGAACAATGGCAGAAAAAGTTGATGTAATGACATACGAATTCGAACATATCAATGTTGATATTCTAAAAGAATTAGAAAATGAAGGGTATACCATATACCCTACTGCAAAAAGCTTAGAAATAATTCAGAACAAGTACAATCAAAAGGTAACACTTCTTAACAATAATATAGCAGTTCCAGAGTTTCAATCAGTAAAATCCATAGAAGACATACAAAAAGCAGGTCATCAATTCTCGTATCCAATGATGTTAAAAACATGTACAGGCGGTTATGATGGTAAAGGCAATTATGTAATAGAAAATGAAGAATCAATAAAAGAATCTTATAAGCAGTTAGGAAACGGAACATTACCTTTGATGGTAGAAAAATTTGTTGATCTGAAAAAAGAAATATCCGTACTTGCATGTAGAGGAATAGATGGAGAAATATCAGTCTATCCAGTAGGGGAAAACATCCATAAAGATAGTATATTAGATGAAACAAGAGTTCCAGCTTCTATATCTATGGAGTGTACTGAAAAAGCAATGGATATGGCTCACCAAGTAATGGAAATTTTCTCTGGCGTAGGTATGTTTTGCGTTGAAATGTTTGTAACACAAGATGATGACATATTAATAAATGAAGTAGCACCTAGACCACATAATTCAGGACATTATACTATAGAAGGATGTTTCACCTCACAATTCGAACAGCATATCAGGGCTATAACCGGTTTACCACTTGGAGATGTGAGCCTTAGATGTCCTACGGTAATGAGAAATATCATAGGAGAAAATGGAGAATCTGGAAAAGCTAATTATGAAGGAATAGATAAAGTCTATAAGGATGGAAATGTTAAAGTTCATATATATGGAAAAGAAGAAGTAAGACCAAAAAGGAAAATGGGACATATTACAGTTATTGGAAGAACACTTGATGAAGTAGTAAAAAAAGCAGAAACAGCTAAAAACGAGATAAAAGTAGTTGGTGAAAAATAATTTTGAGGAGGTTAATAACATGAATCCTATGGTTGGAATAATAATGGGAAGTGATTCTGATTTACCTGTTATGAAAGAGGCAGCTATGATACTAGACGAATTTGAAATATCTTATGAACTTACTGTAGTATCTGCTCATAGAACACCAGAAAGACTATATGATTATGCAAAAACAGCTAAAGTAAAAGGACTGAAAATAATAATTGCAGGAGCAGGAGGAGCAGCTCATCTGCCAGGTATGGTAGCATCACTTACTACACTTCCTGTTATTGGAGTTCCTGTTAAAACTAGAACATTGAACGGTATAGATTCATTATATTCAATTGTTCAGATGCCTCCAGGAATACCCGTGGCTACAGTTGCAATAAATGGAGCTAAAAATGCAGGAATATTAGCAGCATCCATTATAGGTAGTTTTGATGAAATAGTGAATAAGAAAGTAGAGACATACAAAAAAAATCTAAAAGAAATTGTGGAACATAAAGCTGAGAAATTAGAAGATATTGGATATAATAAGTATTTGCAAGGTATGAATTAAATAAAATTAGGAGGATTTTAGATGAAAAAAACAGAATTATTATACGAAGGCAAAGCAAAGAAAGTATTTAAAACTGATGATGAAAATTTATTGATAGTATCATATAAAGATGATGCAACAGCATTTAATGGTGTTAAAAAAGGTCAAATACAAGAAAAAGGTAGTATCAACAATAGAGTATCTAATTATTTAATGGGATTATTAGAAAAAGAAGATATACCTACTCACATAGTTGAAGAAGTAAACGATCGTGAAACAATAGTCAAAAAAGTTGAAATCGTACCTTTGGAAGTAATAGTCAGAAATATCGCAGCTGGAAGCTTAAGTAAAAGATTAGGTCTAGAAGAAGGAACAAAACTTGATAAAACAGTTCTTGAATATTGTTATAAAAATGATGATCTAGGTGATCCTATGGTAAATGATTATCATATATACTCCCTTTCATTAGCGACAAAAGAGGAACTTGAACTAATATCATCTATGTCATTTAAAATCAATAATATACTTTCAAAATATTTTGCATCCATAAATATAGAATTAATTGATTTCAAAATAGAATTCGGTAGAACTTCTGATGGGGATATCATATTAGCTGATGAAATATCACCTGATACTTGCCGTTTCTGGGATAAGACTACAGGAGAAAAACTAGATAAAGACCGTTTCAGAAGAGATCTTGGAAATGTAGAAGGTGCTTATCAAGAAATATTAAAAAGAACATTAGGAAATAACTAAACCTAATGAAAGTAGAAGGGAGATACCATGTTTGATGATAAATTAAAAGAAGAATGCGGCGTGTTCGGAGTATATAATAATAATGAATTTGATACATCTAGACTTACTTATTATGGACTTTTTGCACTTCAACATAGAGGCCAAGAAAGTGCTGGTATAGCAGTTAATAATAAAGGAACTATTCTTTACAGAAAAGAAATGGGTATGGTATCAGAAATATTTGATGATGTAGTTCTTGATTATTTAAAAGGTCATTCAGCTATTGGACATGTAAGATATTCTACAACAGGTGAAAGTTATGCGGAAAATGCACAACCATTAGTAATTAAATATACAAAAGGACATATGGCTATCGCACATAATGGTAATATAACCAATGCGAGTGAGATAAAAAAAGAATTAGAGGAACAAGGTACTATCTTTCAAACAACATCAGATACAGAAATCATAGCCGCATTATTATCAAGAATCAGAATTAAATATAATGCAATAGAAGATGCTTTGAATGAAGTCATGAGAAAAATCAAAGGAGCTTATTCACTTCTTATCATGACTCCTAACAAACTTATTGCAGTAAGAGACCCATTAGGAATGAGACCTCTTGTCATTGGGAAAAAAGAGGATTCCTACGTATTTTCTTCAGAATCATGTGCATTTGATTCTCTAGGGATAAAATTCGTTAGAGATGTAGAGCCAGGAGAGATTATCGTTGTTAACAAAGATAACATAAGGTCCATTCAAACAGAGGTACCTAAAAAATCTGCTGCATGTATATTTGAATACATTTATTTTGCTAGACCTGACAGTATAATGGATGGTATAGAAGTTTTCAGTGCCAGATATAAAGCAGGAATCGTATTGGCTAAAGAACATCCTGTAGATGCTGATGTAGTAGTGGGAGTACCAGACTCAGGGCTTGCAGCTGCTCATGGTTTTTCAGATGCATCAGGAATTAAGTATGTGGGTGGATTCATGAAAAACAGATATGTGGGAAGAACATTTATCCAACCAAGTCAGGAAATGAGAGAATTAGGAGTACACATGAAATTGAATCCCATAAGGAGTCAGATTGAAGGTAAAAGAGTAGTAATGATTGATGACTCTCTTGTAAGAGGGACAACAAGTAAAAAGATTGTAAACTTATTAAAAGAAGCTGGAGCAAAAGAAGTTCATGTCAGAATAAGTTCACCACCAGTTAAGTATTCATGCTATTTCGGAATAGATACTCCAGAGAGGAAGAATCTCATAGCTGGAAATATGTCTATAGAAGAAATTAGAGATATAATTGGTGCTGATAGTTTAGGATATATAAGTAACGAAGGTCTTCTAAGCACATGTAAAAATGGCAAAAGAGACTATTGTATGGCTTGCTTTAATGGTAAATATCCAATGGATGTTGATGATAAGGAGGATAACTAATGATAGATTACAAGGCTTCTGGTGTAGACGTTGAAGCAGGATATAAGGCAGTAGAGTTAATGAAAAAACATGTTAAAACAACTTTCAACGAAGGAGTTGTAACTGATCTTGGAGGATTCGGAGGACTATATTCTTTAGCTAAACATAAGATGGAAGAACCAGTTCTAGTGTCAGGTACAGATGGTGTGGGGACTAAGTTGAAAATAGCTTTTCTTCAGGATAAACATAGTACAGTTGGAATAGATTTAGTTGCCATGTGTGTCAATGATATCATTTGTTCTGGTGCAGAACCTCTATTCTTCTTAGATTATATAGCATGTGGCAAAAATGTACCTGAAAAAATAGCGGATATGGTAAGTGGAGTCGCAGAAGGATGTAGACAATCTGGAGCTGCTCTTATTGGTGGTGAGACTGCTGAAATGCCAGGATTCTACCCAACAGATGAATATGACATGGCAGGTTTTGCAGTTGGTATAGTTGATAAAAGTAAAATTATAGATGGTTCTACCATAAAAGAGGGGGATGTATTACTAGGGTTACCATCTTCAGGTATACATAGTAATGGATATTCTCTTGTCAGAAAACTCTTTAATCCTACTAAGGAAAAATTGAATGAATATATTGATGAATTAGGTTGTACTTTGGGAGAAGAGTTACTGAAGCCTACTAAGATATATGTAAAAGCAATAAATGAGTTAAAAGATAAAGTAGCGATGAAATCAATTAGTCATATTACAGGTGGAGGTTTCATAGAAAATATTCCAAGAGCATTGAAAGATGGATATAGTGCGAGAATCAATAAAGATTCATGGCCAATTCATAATATATTCAAGTTAATGAAGAATATTGGAAAAATGGATGAAAGAAGTATTTATAATACTTTCAACATGGGAATAGGTATGGTTATAGTTATAGATAAAGAAGAAGCAGAAAAAGCTATAGATGTTTTGGATAATATAGGTGAAAAGGGTTATATAATAGGTTCGGTTGAGAAAAGCAATGAAGGGGTAATATTATGCTAAAAATTGGAGTCCTTGTTTCTGGAGGAGGTACTAATTTACAGGCTATAATAGACAGGATTAATGATGGTACCATAACTGATACTGAGATTGTATCTGTTGTTAGTAATAAAGAAAATGCATATGCGCTAGAGAGAATAAAAAAATATAATATAAAGGGTAAATGCATAAAGCCTAGAGATTATACTACAAGACAAGAATTTAATTTTGCTCTTAGAGATCATTTCATATCATTAGGAGTTGATTTGATATTACTTGCAGGGTATTTGGTAGTATTATCAGAAGACTTTGTCAGAGCTTTTCCTAATAGAATAATGAATATTCACCCATCTTTGATTCCAGCTTTTTGCGGTAACGGATACTATGGACTGAAAGTGCATCAGGGGGTAATTGATCGTGGAATAAAAGTTACAGGTGCTACAGTCCATTTTGTAGATGAAGGTACAGACACAGGTCCTATCATATTACAGAAAGCTGTTGAAGTTGAAGATAATGATACACCAGAAATTCTGCAACGCAGAGTAATGGAAGAAGCTGAATGGACAATTTATCCAGAAGCAGTAAGATTATATGCAGAAGATAGAATCAAAATACAAGGTAACAGAGTAATAATTACATAATTGACTAAATACATTTGTAAGTAGTATAGTTGATTAGTGAACGGACAGTTATGATTAAGCAAATAGTATAGTTGATTGGTTAATCATGTTTGAAATGTTAAATGGCATACAAATATGAAGGGATGGAATAAATGAATATACTTGTTGTTGGTAGTGGTGGAAGAGAACATGCTATAATCTGGAAATTATCCAAAAGCAAAAGAGTAGATAAAATATACTGTGCACCTGGAAATGCAGGAATCTCCGAATTAGCTGAATGTGTAAATGTTGGAGCAACAGATATAGAGGGCTTATTGAATTTTGCTCTATGTAATTCTATTGATTTGACAGTTGTAGGTATGGATGATCCTTTAATGCTTGGAATAGTAGACGCTTTTCAAAATAAAGGTTTAAAGATATTCGGACCTAGACAAAATGCTGCTATGATAGAAGGAAGTAAAATATTTTCCAAACATCTAATGAAAAAATATAATATTCCCACAGCTGAATATATTGTCATGGATGATGTTGATTCTGCAAATGACTATATTAAAGAGTGTCAATATCCTATCGTCATTAAAGCAGATGGACTTGCTCTTGGCAAAGGTGTATTGATATGCTCCAACTACAATGAAGCACAAGATGCAGTTAATACTATAATGATAGACAAGAAATTTGGTAAAGCAGGAAATAAAATTGTAATTGAAGAATTTTTGACAGGTCCAGAGGTGTCAGTTCTATCATTCTGTGATGGTGAACATATAATTCCTATGGTTAGTGCACAAGACCATAAAAGAGCATTTGATAATGATGAAGGTCTCAACACTGGTGGAATGGGAACATTTTCACCTAGTAAATATTATACAGAAGAAATACATAACAAATGTGTTGAAACTATTTATGAACCTTCATTGAAAGCTATGAAAGCTGAAGGAAGAACTTTTACAGGAATTATGTTTTTTGGACTCATGTTAACTGAAAATGGTCCAAAATTATTAGAATACAATGCCAGATTTGGTGACCCTGAAGCACAAGTAGTATTACCAAGACTACAAACAGACCTTGTAGATATATTTGAATATGCTATTGATGGAAGATTGAATGAAATAAATGTACAATGGGACGATAACGCTGCTGTTTGCGTAATATTAGCTTCAGGAGGATATCCTGTTAAATATGAAAAAGGTTATGAGATAAAAGGACTTGACTTACAAAAGAACAAAGATGACCTTGTTGTTTTTCATGCAGGAACTAAGAAAGTAGATAATAAGATAATTACCAATGGTGGTAGAGTACTTGGACTAACAGCTATAGGTAAAGACATAGATGAAGCTAGAGATAAAGCATATCAAGCTGTAGACGAGGTTGATTTCACTAATAAACATTATAGAAGAGATATTGGAATAAAGTAATATTGTATTTAATGATTATAAAATAATTGTGATTATAAATCTTATAATAAGTGATTAAAATTCATCCTAACTATAATAGTTGGGATTTTTTTTACTATAAAAAGTTCTAGAAACAGCATAGCCTTTTTCTATTCTATTGAAAATATTGTCTAATATTATAGAAAAAAGAATATCTAAGTTATCTATTAACTTATTATAAATTTGTAATTAAAAAAATAGTGTGTATATATTGACAAATCGGTATGGATTGATATAATTTAAATATATATAAGTAAAAATATATCTATTATGGAGATGTCTATTATGTGTGGCATTGCGGGGATAGTTTCGCTAGGTAATGATATACCTAATGATTTTATTAAAAAGATGGTTGGCTGTCTAGTTCATAGAGGACCAGATGCTGAAGGTTATTATTGTAATAAAGATGTACAGTTAGGTTCAAGAAGATTAAAAATCATTGATTGTGAAAAAGGAGGACAACCTTTAATTAATGAGGATGGTACTGTGATTGCTATGTTTAATGGTGAAATCTATAATTATCGGAAATTAACCAATCAATTAATTAATAAGGGTCATATATTTAAGTCGCATTCTGATTCTGAAGTATTAGTACATTTATATGAGGAATATGGAATTGAACTACTAGATAAGATTGATGGACAGTTTGCATTTGCTATTTATGACAAGAATAATGAAAAAGTATTTATAGCAAGAGATAGAATTGGCATATGTCCATTATTTTATTCAGTAGTAGATGGCATTGTTTATTTTGCTTCCGAGATTAAGGCAATAGCCAGTACAGATGTAGTGGATTTACGTCCAAGTATTACTGGATTGTATGAACAGTTTGTGTATTGGTCGCCTATGCAAAGTAGAACTATATATGAAAACATTAATCAGATTCCGTTATCAGGTTATGCTGTTATTGATAAAAAGAATAGCATCAACATTAAGATATATCATCACTTTTCTGATTATCGGGAAGATATCGGATTCAATAATATTACTGAATTAAAAGATAAAATACGCTCAACGCTCATTAAATCCATCATGGAGAGATTAAATTGCGATTCCAATATAAAATGGGGATTATATTTAAGTGGCGGTTTAGATTCAACGATATTAATAAAACTATTGAAAGAGTTAGGTTATGATGATTTCCCAACTTTTTCTTTGGGATTCAAGGATTATAAATTAGATGAATCCGCATATCAGTTGTTGGGATTAAAGGGAAACAAAGGGCAGCATATTAAGATAACAGTAAGTGATGAGGATATTATTTCACATCTTCCTGATGTGATAAAGCATTGTGAAGTACCTTTATATAAATTGGGTGCAGTTCCTATGTATATGCTTTCAAATGCAGTAAATGAATATGGTGCTAAATTTGTTCTAAGTGGTGAAGGCGCAGATGAGCTTTTTTATGGATATGATGTATATAAGGAAACGTTATTTCGAAAGTATTGTTCACTCAATCCTAATTCTAATGTTAGATTTAACGGAGTTAAGAACTTCATTCAATTCAACAATAATAGTCATGTATTAAAAGGGTATAAAGAATATTATTCAAGATTTTATAGTGGAAGTGAAGACTTTCTATATTCTATGAAATCACGCATCTTCGGAAGTTCTTCCATAATAAATTATTTTAATCGGGAAAATAAAGCTAGTATTGATATCAAAAAGATTGACAATGAAATACAGGAACAATTTTTTGATGAGGAGTGTAATTTGTCTTTACTTAAGAAGTGCCAAGCTGTTCAAATGAAAATATTATTATCAGGTTATCTTTTATCAACTCAAGGTGATAGAGTACTGATGGCGAATTCCATTGAGGGGAGATATCCATTTTTGGATCGTGATCTAATAAAACTAGCATATGCTATTCCAGATAACTATAAATTATCAGGCTATGATGAAAAACATATTTTAAAAGAAACTTTCGCTGATATAATTCCAAAAGCAATTCTCAAAAGAACTAAATATCAATATTCTACACCAGGTTCAAGACTTTTTATTAATAACATGGAACAATTTGAATCTTATTTGTCAAAAGATGTATTTTATAAATATAGTATTTTTGATTACCATAAAACCATGTCATTAATTGAGAAACTGAAAAATAATAAACAATATCCTCAGAAAAATATTATTGATGATATGATACTTATTTATATCATCACGACTCATATGTTGTTGGAGATGGTACATTAAACTACATAAAAATTCCTTTCTGTTAAATAGTGTAGTTTTATTATGATTTAATTATTAATCAAAAGAATATATTTTTTATTATGAAAGGAGGTGAAAACTATGTTAAAACATAGGAGTTACAATTGCGCAACTAGTATTGTTAAGGGAACAGTTCAAGTAAGTCCAGGAGCATCATCAACATGCACTGGTTCATCTTGTTGTTGTACAAGTTGTTGCTGTTGCTAACACAAATAAATGATATTCAAAGGAGGTGAAAGAGTGTTAAAACATAGAAGTTATAACTGTGCAACTAGTATTGTTACAGGGACAGTTCAAGTAAGTCCAGGGGCATCTTCAACATGTACAGGTTCATCCTGCTGTTGTTCGAGCTGTTGTTGTTGTTAATAAGAACAGATTAAATGTACGTGATAGATATATTTAATTATAAAAGTTATAACTTTGTAGTAGCATTGTTAGATATATATATTAATATCTGAAGTATTTATATCTTATATCAATGTAATATAATTTATTTTTATATGTAGCAATAATATAGTACATATATTTGTTAAGCTAGAAAAGGTGGGTTGGAATCTTGGAATCAAGGTTCTGACCACCCATTTATGATATATATATTGATTATTATTGTAGATTAAACAAAACATAAGGAGATATTAAATTGGATAATAAAGGGAAAAAATATTTGTCTAACCACGCTCATTATCGTGAAACCATAAATATGAGTTCGCAATATGCATTAATCTCACCATATGTTGATACTACAGTAGTTCGTACACCAGAGGTTACATTAAAAGGAATCTATCATTCTAGATCCAATCGTTTTGCAGGTGAAGAGTATTTGCTTAATTTTCGTACATTCAGTGCAAGGCTGGATTTCAGAATTGGAATCAGTCGTTTTCAAGCTAGGGATGCTATGCTCTCTTTTGCAATGCGTGACAAGAAAGAGAATGCTTCAGAATTAATTAAACTTCCAATAGCGAAAAAAATAAGAGCTTCTTTTAGTAGTGTTTTACAAGCTAGAAGAAGTGTAAGAGTTTTTAATGGTTCTATTCCACTTAATGATTTTGCAACTATTTTATATTATTCTCAAGGTATAACAGGATATATTACATTACGTGATAAAGAGGAGGATGCTGAACGTATAATGCTCCATGCAACACCTTCTGGAGGAGGTTTCTATCCAGTAAGATTGTATATAGTTGTTTGGAATGTTGATAAGTTGCCTAAAGGTATTTATGAATATTGTCCTCATCATCATTCACTTAGATTGGTAGAAAAAGGATATAGTGAAGATGATTTGAAAGCACTTGCTGGCTTTGGAAATATAAAAGTAGAAACATGTGCATTCTGTATGGCATATGTATATGAGCTATATGTCAATTCACATAAATATGGTGATGCTGGTGCAGCATATGGATTTATAGAAGCTGGTGAAATTGCAGAAAATGCTCAGTTAACTACAACAGCCCTTGGATATGGTTCATGTGATATCGGAGGATACAATAAACAATTTATCGAAAAGCGTTTTGGACTTGATGGAATTAGTAAACAGGTTATACATTTTACGATATTTGGAAACGGAGGAGTTATCTAATGAATGATAATACTAATAACATGGTCTTTCGTGATAATGTAAGAGTCTATGATAACGGTAAGGATGAAATTCGTTTGCGTATGGGTGTTTTTAATTATGAAGAAGCTGAATTGGATATGTCAGACTTATCTGAACAACTGACTTCCTTCACTAGGGATATGGTTAAACTTTTGCAGAGTGAAGAAGGATATAACGAAGAAATAATCAATGATTATATTCTTGAACCTTACGAGAAAGAAATTATTGAGTCTCTATTAAATGAACTAAGAGCAACAAATTATATAACAACATGTGAATGTAAGAGCATTGATGAAGAGATTACACTAGCATTATTAGGATATTTGGAACATGATAATCTTGAATCAGAAGAAGATGCTGCCAAAAAGAAAGTTCTATTTTTTGCAGATGATGAGTATTCAATAGGAACAGCTAAGAAATTGGCTGATGAAATGAGATTTAAGATAGATATTATGGAAATGGAAACATTCGCAGAACTAAAAAGTGCAGATTTGACTACTAATATGGATGGTTTATCAACTGTACAGCAAATGAGTCATTTTGAAAAGATATTCAAAGAATATGATGCTATGGTTGGTTGTCTGAAAAACCTTTCTGTAATATTTATGAGAAACCTTAACAGAATTTCTATCAAATTAGAGATCCCTGTAGTATTCTCATTTATTGATGGGCCTGTAATATGTGCATTGGCTACTAATCCTTATACTACAGGCTGCCTAGAATGTTTTGAATTAAGAGCTCTGTCAAGGTTAGAAGACCATGTTCAATATCATAATTTTATAAATATCGAAAGAGATAGTAATAAATATACTTCAGGTAGTAAGGGATTGATTCCATTACTGAATATGTTAGTTAATCTGGCTATATCAGAGTCTTTTATGATTAGAAAGATTGGAGCATCTAAATTTACAGGGCGTTTATTGACAATATATCTGCCAACACTTGAGATACAAGCACAAGATATTTTACGTGTACCATTCTGTCCTGCATGTGGTGCTGTGGCAAAAGTTAAATTGGAAGAGAAAAATATTTCATCACGTGCTTTAGTGGATGAGATAGTTGCAAATACATTAAAAATAAAATAATTATATAGATATGGAGAGAAAATGATGATAAGATTTTATCCAACATATGAGCATATAATGAATCAGTATAGATATATTGGTGGGAATCAAACGGGTATCATGCATGGTGTTTTGGCTCCTATGGTTCATATGCCACCAGAACCTTGTCTGAAATCTATAACCGGTAGAATGCCTAATTATCATAAAATTACATACAATGACCCTCAAAAGCATGTAGAATATCATTTGAGTGGTTATGGAATATATAATGAAGAAGCTCTAATTAAATTGATAGGTGAGAGTGTAGAACGTTACGCGCCCATTTGTACAGAAAAAATTATGAGAGATAGGATTGTCTACAGCAGTTATAGAGAGATGACTAAAATTGGTAAAGTTATGCCATTAAAATATCTTAATATTTTTTCTGGAGAACAGCAAAAGATTTTATCGAAGATTATGCCAGTCTATTCACCACAGTCAGCAACTGAAGATGATATAATAGGATGGATAAAATGTGCTTCACTAGTTCATCCGAATGAGGATGTTTGGGTTCCGATGCAGTTATTATCAGTTGGATTCGTTAAAAATAAAGAAAACAATGAGAAATTTTTTGCACCAGCATTTTCTACAGGTACAGCATCCCATACATCATTGAAGAAAGCTTTACTAAATTCATTAATAGAGTATGTGCAGATAGATGCATTCATTATTTCTTGGTATACGATGCGTAAAGTAAAGCGAGTAGTAATAGATGATGAAGATATTTTACAGTATCTGGAAAGTTGTGGATTGGGTAAAGATTCCCCTTATGAAGTCATACCACTATTAGTAACACTTCCTGATATGGATCTACCTGTATATCTTGTAGTATTGAAGAGAAAAGATGAAAAAATGCCGTATCTCATTGTTGGTACACAGGGAGATCTTAATGCGAAAAATGGAATACTAAGAGGCACAATGGAGGCTACTGCAATAATTTTCATGCATATGTTCAATGCTCTTTTTGATATGCCTAAAATAGATTTTTCAATTAATGAATCAGCTTTTGCTGATCTAGATACAAATGTTCTGTTTTATGGAGTTCCAAATAAAGTAAAAGAAATTGATAACCTTTTAAATCAAATTATAGAAGGTACGATCAAATTGTCAGAGATTGAATCTAGATGGGAAAATGATGTAGATGCTCAAATTTCACACTTGATAAAAGAAATTTCGAAAGTAAGTGAGTATGCAGTATATGTAGATATTACACCTCCCGAAGTAATAGATAAAGGGTGGAGCGTTGTCAGGACATTCATACCAGAATTGTGTGCTATGTGTTTACCTGGTTTTCCATTTGAGAATCATCCAAGATTAAAAGAATATGGTGGTGTGATTAATGAATATCCACATCCACTACCATAGTATTCTAGTGTTATTGGCAACAGTATATCCTGTTTCGTTTCCTCAGATCATATTATCTTTTAGAGGAAGATACAATCACAAGAATCAAAACATGATATATTTAGAATACTGTGTAATTATGAGTTCCATTATTTTGATACTTAGCTGTGTTTTAGTACCAATAAGTAATAATATAATTATTTCATCAGATATTATGTGGTACATTATTTCTATAGTTGCTGCACCAATATTAATTATAATTGA contains:
- a CDS encoding 5-(carboxyamino)imidazole ribonucleotide synthase; amino-acid sequence: MDNLSKKIGIIGGGQLGKMMILEAKRLGFYVITLDPSESCPSHSISDKQILASFDDKKAIRTMAEKVDVMTYEFEHINVDILKELENEGYTIYPTAKSLEIIQNKYNQKVTLLNNNIAVPEFQSVKSIEDIQKAGHQFSYPMMLKTCTGGYDGKGNYVIENEESIKESYKQLGNGTLPLMVEKFVDLKKEISVLACRGIDGEISVYPVGENIHKDSILDETRVPASISMECTEKAMDMAHQVMEIFSGVGMFCVEMFVTQDDDILINEVAPRPHNSGHYTIEGCFTSQFEQHIRAITGLPLGDVSLRCPTVMRNIIGENGESGKANYEGIDKVYKDGNVKVHIYGKEEVRPKRKMGHITVIGRTLDEVVKKAETAKNEIKVVGEK
- the purE gene encoding 5-(carboxyamino)imidazole ribonucleotide mutase → MNPMVGIIMGSDSDLPVMKEAAMILDEFEISYELTVVSAHRTPERLYDYAKTAKVKGLKIIIAGAGGAAHLPGMVASLTTLPVIGVPVKTRTLNGIDSLYSIVQMPPGIPVATVAINGAKNAGILAASIIGSFDEIVNKKVETYKKNLKEIVEHKAEKLEDIGYNKYLQGMN
- the purC gene encoding phosphoribosylaminoimidazolesuccinocarboxamide synthase yields the protein MKKTELLYEGKAKKVFKTDDENLLIVSYKDDATAFNGVKKGQIQEKGSINNRVSNYLMGLLEKEDIPTHIVEEVNDRETIVKKVEIVPLEVIVRNIAAGSLSKRLGLEEGTKLDKTVLEYCYKNDDLGDPMVNDYHIYSLSLATKEELELISSMSFKINNILSKYFASINIELIDFKIEFGRTSDGDIILADEISPDTCRFWDKTTGEKLDKDRFRRDLGNVEGAYQEILKRTLGNN
- the purF gene encoding amidophosphoribosyltransferase, with the translated sequence MFDDKLKEECGVFGVYNNNEFDTSRLTYYGLFALQHRGQESAGIAVNNKGTILYRKEMGMVSEIFDDVVLDYLKGHSAIGHVRYSTTGESYAENAQPLVIKYTKGHMAIAHNGNITNASEIKKELEEQGTIFQTTSDTEIIAALLSRIRIKYNAIEDALNEVMRKIKGAYSLLIMTPNKLIAVRDPLGMRPLVIGKKEDSYVFSSESCAFDSLGIKFVRDVEPGEIIVVNKDNIRSIQTEVPKKSAACIFEYIYFARPDSIMDGIEVFSARYKAGIVLAKEHPVDADVVVGVPDSGLAAAHGFSDASGIKYVGGFMKNRYVGRTFIQPSQEMRELGVHMKLNPIRSQIEGKRVVMIDDSLVRGTTSKKIVNLLKEAGAKEVHVRISSPPVKYSCYFGIDTPERKNLIAGNMSIEEIRDIIGADSLGYISNEGLLSTCKNGKRDYCMACFNGKYPMDVDDKEDN
- the purM gene encoding phosphoribosylformylglycinamidine cyclo-ligase codes for the protein MIDYKASGVDVEAGYKAVELMKKHVKTTFNEGVVTDLGGFGGLYSLAKHKMEEPVLVSGTDGVGTKLKIAFLQDKHSTVGIDLVAMCVNDIICSGAEPLFFLDYIACGKNVPEKIADMVSGVAEGCRQSGAALIGGETAEMPGFYPTDEYDMAGFAVGIVDKSKIIDGSTIKEGDVLLGLPSSGIHSNGYSLVRKLFNPTKEKLNEYIDELGCTLGEELLKPTKIYVKAINELKDKVAMKSISHITGGGFIENIPRALKDGYSARINKDSWPIHNIFKLMKNIGKMDERSIYNTFNMGIGMVIVIDKEEAEKAIDVLDNIGEKGYIIGSVEKSNEGVILC
- the purN gene encoding phosphoribosylglycinamide formyltransferase; translation: MLKIGVLVSGGGTNLQAIIDRINDGTITDTEIVSVVSNKENAYALERIKKYNIKGKCIKPRDYTTRQEFNFALRDHFISLGVDLILLAGYLVVLSEDFVRAFPNRIMNIHPSLIPAFCGNGYYGLKVHQGVIDRGIKVTGATVHFVDEGTDTGPIILQKAVEVEDNDTPEILQRRVMEEAEWTIYPEAVRLYAEDRIKIQGNRVIIT